TGCCCCTTGTTGTTGGCTGGTATTTTGCTTTGTACGATGCACTCCCCGTAGTGACCACCGATGTTCTTTCGCGTGCCGCCAATGATCTTTAAATGCCCCAATAAATTCCATGAGTTCTTCCGTTTTAGTGCGCCCGTTCATATCTTTTATGAGATACTCAAATGAAAGATCCACAATTTTCCTTTGACTGTGTTGTTCTTCTAGGAGATACTCAAGTGAAAGATCCACAATTTTCCTTTGACTGTGTTGTTCTTTTAGGGATCTAACCTGCTGCTCAACAGATGGACTAGTGATGCCAGTTTCGACGATACTTGCCGTTTTATCAAGCTTATTGACTATATGATGTGCAAACGGTCTCTTCTTTGGGTTAGGGTCCATGCACTCTATCCCTATCGTAGTGCATACTCTTACTTGCTCCAACTGCGTCTCCTTTTGATCTGCTGCCTCCAACCGATTCATCCAATTCTCAACTACCTTTAAAGATGCAATGGTGAGTTCAGATCAAGATAGGAACTCTATTAATCCTCAAAAAAAAGACAGGAACTCTATTTACAGATGGTTTATAGCTACTATAGAAAGAGAAAAAATACACTGGAAAGCCTAGAAGAGAAGATCATATATAGCCGTTATGCATTCACATGGACATATATGTTATAAGTTCGATGTTTTATTTTTTGAAGCCTACTTAAGTGCATTTATCACGGGTTGTCGTGAGTCTGAGCTAACGGCTGAGCTAGTTGTTCGTGTATAAAACACAACTCCGTCTCGGTGATAAGCTCAACAACATGCTAGCACAATTTAAAATGTAAAATGCAATCATTTTCAGTCCAAATATaggcctttgagagttacacatGCCGAGAAGTGTTGATATATTAGTGCATTTTCAACATTTTCTTCATAACTTAAATATTTTGGTAAACTACTGAGAATAAAGTGGTACAAATGCAACCTTAATGACTCCGCCTTTGGTACCACCTTGCATGTTTAATTAAGCCATGTTGGCCTATGCCCAAGCATTAAGATCACATTTATAGCACTCCGCATATGCATGATTTTGGTAATATCTCCAAGTTAAGTTATCCCGTTGGCGTACTTTACTTGAAAATATATCCTTAACATGGAGCACATGCTTAAAACTATGCTTACATCCTGTTCTTCCTGATACCCCTTCTCTCCTGTCAGAATCTCCATAATTATAATACCAAGACTGTATATGTCTGATGCAAAAGTGACTTGTCCTATGAAGAATTCGGGTGCCATGTATCCCCTACAAAAAGATTTATGAAGTTTGATCCATGAATGTGCACACAAATATAAGTTCATGTGTcaaacaaaaggaaaaaaaaaagctTTCAGGAGACTGACTTACAGTGATCCACATATGTTTGAAGTGAAGTCACGGGTTTGGTCTTTATCAAGGCACCTTGAGAGGCCAAAATCAGCAATTTTGGGTACCATGTGAATATCAATCAATACATTACTAGGCTTGAGATCTAGGTGGAGGATACGCTTCTCGTGAAGATGAAGTAGTCCCTCACAGATTCCCTTAATTATTTGGTATCGCTCTCTCCATTCAAGTCCACGAGATGGATCTGTGGAGGAATTTTTTTATACTAGAGATAATTTAATGTAATAAATAAATTAGTTTTTCTAAATATGTCCCAACCTACCCTCAAAATTCATAAACAAGCAGTGAATAATACTCGATGGTTTCTTAACTTTCCCAAATGTATAGTGGGTCTCCCCTCATTTTTTTTATGCTGGATCATTTCTGCGTTCCACAAGATTGAAAATTAACTTCCTCAAACCTCGTTACTTTACTGCATGCATCTGCTCTGACAAAATAGAAATATTTTCCCCTTAAATTattctccctccattcctaaatataagtctttttagagatctTGTACAAAATAGAAATAGaaatatatatgtgtgtgtgtgtgttttagagtgtagattcacccaTTTCACTCCATATATAGTCCCTATtggaatatctaaaaagacttatatttaggaacgaagagAGTAGTATTTTGATCAGAATTCTGTTTTTATTATGAGTTAAATTATACGAATAATTGCTAATATATCGAACACAATAAAATGACCTTTAGTAAAGACATAAATATGTAAACATTGTGATCATACCGGTAATATACTCGATGAGACTTCCATTCGGTACGTACTCAAAACATAGCAACCAGTTTCgtacatctgccatgacaaactTTCCTTGGTAATCTTCAATTCTCCCTTGCGTGTCAGAACAGTATCCAAGGAAACGCACTATGTTTTTGTGCTTGGCCTTCGTAATGCATTCAACTTCTCTGTGGAATTTATTCTCATGCATCGTTTGGGATAGTTTCTTCACAGCGACCATCTTTTTCCCCACCATTCCCTGCAACCATAACGTGCATTACATATGTGCACATGTGGTGGTCTGACTGTCATGTGCATATGTCGTTTACTTTTTATATCAACTTCAACTGGAATTGAGGAAGGTTACTAGCCAGGGGTAATTCTGACCTTATAAACTATGGAAAATCCACCGCTGCCAATTTGTTGATCATCGGAAAAACAGTCTGTGATGTCTTCCAAAAGTGATAACGGCAGGTATGTTGGCTCTGCACTTCGATCAAGCACCATGCGCTCTAGATGAACCTTGTTTATAGTACCGATTTTGGTATCCATTTGTAATCAATACCAGAGCACAGTACTTTTGAAACAAGATAACTGTTATCTTTTCCCCCTCTGTTGACAACAGGACAACTATTAGCTTTTACTCAAGTAATAAATAACGAGTCCTTTCACGATACATCAAATTAATTTGGGCCCTTTATTTTTGTGGTCCAACTAACTCTactagagcatggttaattaataacAAAGCGTGTTGTTGGCTATATCACCTAAAGCCCATGAAAAAGTCCACTGGTATAGTAAGTTAGCTGTAGATTACTatctccgtcctggtttattagcCCTCTTTGTATTTTGCGCCCAAATTTGACCATATGAGGAAATAttattttttgtgacatgcattaacattttgttaatTAAATCCATGATCAAAATTTAGTACAAAATACTAAGGGGATCTATAAACCAGAACAGAGGTAGTagctaatactccctccgtcaaATAATATAAGATGTTTCTCGATACTACACTAGTGCCAAAAAAGCGAGTAGGGCGTTTCGGTGCCGAGGCTCATTAGAAACAAATTCgtaaaaaatcaaaacaaaatcaaaaaattccaatttttttgtgtgctagacaatttgatGCATGACGCCCGCACCGAATTTCACGTCATTTGGACATCTGGGAGCTCTCAACAAAAACGACAAATCGGACCAAAATAGTACATAAACAGTAAACATTTTTACACACCcccaatttgtcttttttgctgagagctcctcagatgtccaaatgaattgaaaattggagcggacctcacgcatcaaattgtctaccacacaaaaaaaatgtaatttttttaatatttttagtatttgttttgatttttttcgtcAGCGCAGTGCAGATGAGCTCAGATGCAGAGATGGATTTTCGAAAAAAAACATGTTATATTATGATTATATTATGAGAGGGAAGGAGTAATTGATTATActctccgttcccaaatataagtctttttagatattccaACAAGTgagtacatacggagcaaaatgagtgaatctacactctaaaatatgtctacatacatccatatgttgtagtccatttgaaatgtctaaaaagatttatatttaggaacggagggagtagtatttaaTGCATGCATGTGAATGAAGGTAGATGATTGGAAGGAAAGGAGCTAGCGCCCGCTCTTTTGCATTTGACGAGCTGCATCCAAGCTGCTGCAGCCGAGCAACATATGTGTAGCCCGCTTCACTCTCGCTCCTGCTTTCTCGTTCTTCCACATAGGATTTTGATGAGGTGTCAAATGACGCCGCACCCTCCCCTACCCTCTCCCCCTCACCGTTGCAAGAGGAGCCGGCAGGCAAGTCTGTCCGGCGCCTGAGGAAGGTGGTGGAGACCGACCGGTTATTGTGTTGCACAAAACCACCACTTTGAAGACTAGTTTTGCAGAAAACACCGCATCTTGTGTAATCGTTTTGTAAAAAACCACTGATCGGCGGATCCGGCCTTGTTAAGTGAgattatgacaggtgggtccccatTTTGCATACGTGGCGTAACGGCTCTAGTCAGACGGCGTTAGACAGGAcacggggtccacctgtcagttGGGTCTTCTTCTCCAATCCTTCTTTCTTCCTCTCACCAAAAAGTCCTTTTAGTCAAAAACAAAAATCCTCCACTTTCTAGTTCCCTTTCTCACTCCTCGGAGCGGCCGACGGGCGAGCTCTTCCCCACGGACAGCCTCCTGCGCCGCCGGTCAGATCCTTCGCCGTTGAGCCCGATTGCCACGGGATCCACTGAGGTGAGGTGCTGCAACCACAGCTCCTCCTCTGACTGTTGCTTTTGACCGGGTCAGTTCCACCACGGGATCCACTGAGGTGAGGTGCTGCAGCCACGAACTCCCTC
The sequence above is a segment of the Aegilops tauschii subsp. strangulata cultivar AL8/78 chromosome 6, Aet v6.0, whole genome shotgun sequence genome. Coding sequences within it:
- the LOC109764097 gene encoding uncharacterized protein isoform X1: MDTKIGTINKVHLERMVLDRSAEPTYLPLSLLEDITDCFSDDQQIGSGGFSIVYKGMVGKKMVAVKKLSQTMHENKFHREVECITKAKHKNIVRFLGYCSDTQGRIEDYQGKFVMADVRNWLLCFEYVPNGSLIEYITDPSRGLEWRERYQIIKGICEGLLHLHEKRILHLDLKPSNVLIDIHMVPKIADFGLSRCLDKDQTRDFTSNICGSLGYMAPEFFIGQVTFASDIYSLGIIIMEILTGEKGYQEEQDVVENWMNRLEAADQKETQLEQVRVCTTIGIECMDPNPKKRPFAHHIVNKLDKTASIVETGITSPSVEQQVRSLKEQHSQRKIVDLSLEYLLEEQHSQRKIVDLSFEYLIKDMNGRTKTEELMEFIGAFKDHWRHAKEHRWSLRGVHRTKQNTSQQQGASISSSNSVVLNKLNIFSTKARRNYARNGGPMLEKIDMLKLFKKEELKPAIKDKNRIGRDVFEEVYIGLVDRVPVIVKKQISGIVLQNGQFAKEVIIQSQVLHKNIVRLIGCCVEVDIPMLVYEYLSNDSLHDILHSNCKVRLNLGVRLNIATESARGLAYMHSRHNILHGNIKSENILLDDHFVPKISNFCISRLTGRGYKHTRIAKGDDAYMDPVYLQTGLLSEYSDVYSFGVVILELLSRKKATHSDNNSLVRNFLENHKQSRKSTELFDEKIAVVENLELLDNLTQLVVECLSKNLDLRPKMIDVAKRLHILNESRGQWVLS
- the LOC109764097 gene encoding uncharacterized protein isoform X2 codes for the protein MDTKIGTINKVHLERMVLDRSAEPTYLPLSLLEDITDCFSDDQQIGSGGFSIVYKGMVGKKMVAVKKLSQTMHENKFHREVECITKAKHKNIVRFLGYCSDTQGRIEDYQGKFVMADVRNWLLCFEYVPNGSLIEYITDPSRGLEWRERYQIIKGICEGLLHLHEKRILHLDLKPSNVLIDIHMVPKIADFGLSRCLDKDQTRDFTSNICGSLGYMAPEFFIGQVTFASDIYSLGIIIMEILTGEKGYQEEQDVVENWMNRLEAADQKETQLEQVRVCTTIGIECMDPNPKKRPFAHHIVNKLDKTASIVETGITSPSVEQQVRSLKEQHSQRKIVDLSLEYLLEEQHSQRKIVDLSFEYLIKDMNGRTKTEELMEFIGAFKDHWRHAKEHRWSLRGVHRTKQNTSQQQGASISSSNSVVLNKLNIFSTKARRNYARNGGPMLEKIDMLKLFKKEELKPAIKDKNRIGRDVFEEVYIGLVDRVPVIVKKQISGIVLQNGQFAKEVIIQSQVLHKNIVRLIGCCVEVDIPMLVYEYLSNDSLHDILHSNCKKIYSWMTILCQRSQIFAYQD